A DNA window from Salvelinus sp. IW2-2015 linkage group LG4q.1:29, ASM291031v2, whole genome shotgun sequence contains the following coding sequences:
- the LOC111961809 gene encoding divergent protein kinase domain 1B-like isoform X1 produces the protein MRGSRTSRLRRESLMIPLRCGPDESAESRLPALKVKYLLLAWLGILVASWVLYMQYASYSELCRGHVCHMVICDHYRRGIISGSSCKALCEERSLTLQRCMSTSSTHQVYSGLWKDRPVVIKCGLEEPLKGDGAPDSVLRQEITLFDKPTRGTSMDEFREMLHSFLKSNLGEQPSLTTLVGRVITLADVNKDRKVSLAEAKSVWALLQINEFLLMVALQEKEHTPKLLGFCGDLYVTERVGHSSLYRLEVPSYLQALVPEALSSSLNQWLAPAWPRRARITIGLLEFIEEVFHGAYGSFLMCDASPRHVGYNFRYDCKMADLRSVASEMVVRRFLRGRRCETNADCTFGRDCTATCDRLVKQCNTEVVQPNLAKVCVMLQDYLVSGAPQDLRIDLEKQLRTCVTLSGLASQMEVHHSLVLNNLKTLLWKTISNTQYS, from the exons atgcgTGGGAGCcggacgagccggctgaggcgtgaaagCCTGATGATCCCGCTGAGGTGTGGGCCTGACGAGTCGGCTGAG AGTCGTCTCCCGGCATTAAAGGTGAAGTACCTGCTGCTGGCCTGGCTGGGGATCCTGGTAGCCAGCTGGGTCCTCTACATGCAGTACGCCTCCTACTCAGAGCTCTGCCGAGGACACGTCTGCCACATGGTCATC tGTGACCACTACAGGAGAGGCATTATCTCAGGGTCGTCCTGCAAGGCCCTGTGTGAGGAGAGGAGCCTGACTCTGCAGCGATGCATGTCCACCTCTTCCACACACCAA GTGTACAGTGGTCTGTGGAAGGACAGGCCTGTGGTGATAAAGTGTGGTCTAGAAGAGCCTCTGAAGGGGGACGGAGCTCCTGACTCTGTACTGAGACAGGAAATTACTCTGTTTGACAAGCCCACCCGCGGGACCTCCATGGATGAGTTCAGAGAGATGTTGCACAGCTTTCTCAAG TCTAACCTGGGAGAGCAACCTTCTCTCACCACCTTGGTGGGTCGTGTCATCACCCTGGCCGATGTCAACAAGGACCGCAAGGTGTCCCTGGCGGAAGCCAAGTCTGTGTGGGCTCTCCTCCAGATCAACGAGTTCCTTCTGATGGTGGCCCTGCAGGAGAAGGAGCATACCCCCAAACTGCTGGGCTTCTGCGGGGACCTGTACGTGACTGAGCGCGTGGGCCACAG CTCCCTCTATAGGTTGGAGGTCCCCAGCTACCTGCAGGCATTAGTCCCAGAGGCCCTGAGCTCCAGCCTGAACCAGTGGCTGGCCCCGGCGTGGCCCCGGAGGGCCCGCATCACCATCGGCCTGCTGGAGTTCATAGAGGAG GTGTTCCACGGGGCCTACGGCAGCTTCCTGATGTGTGACGCCAGCCCGCGCCACGTGGGGTACAACTTCAGGTATGACTGCAAGATGGCAGACCTGCGCAGCGTGGCGTCCGAGATGGTGGTCCGCAGGTTCCTGCGGGGACGTCGCTGCGAGACCAACGCTGACTGCACCTTCGGGCGTGACTGCACTGCCACCTGCGATCGACTGGTGAAGCAATGTAACACAGAGGTGGTCCAGCCCAACCTGGCCAAGGTGTGTGTGATGCTACAGGACTATCTGGTGTCCGGGGCGCCCCAGGACCTCCGCATAGACCTGGAGAAGCAGCTCCGTACCTGTGTGACGCTCAGTGGCCTGGCTAGCCAGATGGAGGTGCACCACTCGCTGGTTCTCAACAACCTGAAAACCCTGCTGTGGAAGACCATCTCCAACACACAGTACTCCTGA
- the LOC111961809 gene encoding divergent protein kinase domain 1B-like isoform X4, protein MQYASYSELCRGHVCHMVICDHYRRGIISGSSCKALCEERSLTLQRCMSTSSTHQVYSGLWKDRPVVIKCGLEEPLKGDGAPDSVLRQEITLFDKPTRGTSMDEFREMLHSFLKSNLGEQPSLTTLVGRVITLADVNKDRKVSLAEAKSVWALLQINEFLLMVALQEKEHTPKLLGFCGDLYVTERVGHSSLYRLEVPSYLQALVPEALSSSLNQWLAPAWPRRARITIGLLEFIEEVFHGAYGSFLMCDASPRHVGYNFRYDCKMADLRSVASEMVVRRFLRGRRCETNADCTFGRDCTATCDRLVKQCNTEVVQPNLAKVCVMLQDYLVSGAPQDLRIDLEKQLRTCVTLSGLASQMEVHHSLVLNNLKTLLWKTISNTQYS, encoded by the exons ATGCAGTACGCCTCCTACTCAGAGCTCTGCCGAGGACACGTCTGCCACATGGTCATC tGTGACCACTACAGGAGAGGCATTATCTCAGGGTCGTCCTGCAAGGCCCTGTGTGAGGAGAGGAGCCTGACTCTGCAGCGATGCATGTCCACCTCTTCCACACACCAA GTGTACAGTGGTCTGTGGAAGGACAGGCCTGTGGTGATAAAGTGTGGTCTAGAAGAGCCTCTGAAGGGGGACGGAGCTCCTGACTCTGTACTGAGACAGGAAATTACTCTGTTTGACAAGCCCACCCGCGGGACCTCCATGGATGAGTTCAGAGAGATGTTGCACAGCTTTCTCAAG TCTAACCTGGGAGAGCAACCTTCTCTCACCACCTTGGTGGGTCGTGTCATCACCCTGGCCGATGTCAACAAGGACCGCAAGGTGTCCCTGGCGGAAGCCAAGTCTGTGTGGGCTCTCCTCCAGATCAACGAGTTCCTTCTGATGGTGGCCCTGCAGGAGAAGGAGCATACCCCCAAACTGCTGGGCTTCTGCGGGGACCTGTACGTGACTGAGCGCGTGGGCCACAG CTCCCTCTATAGGTTGGAGGTCCCCAGCTACCTGCAGGCATTAGTCCCAGAGGCCCTGAGCTCCAGCCTGAACCAGTGGCTGGCCCCGGCGTGGCCCCGGAGGGCCCGCATCACCATCGGCCTGCTGGAGTTCATAGAGGAG GTGTTCCACGGGGCCTACGGCAGCTTCCTGATGTGTGACGCCAGCCCGCGCCACGTGGGGTACAACTTCAGGTATGACTGCAAGATGGCAGACCTGCGCAGCGTGGCGTCCGAGATGGTGGTCCGCAGGTTCCTGCGGGGACGTCGCTGCGAGACCAACGCTGACTGCACCTTCGGGCGTGACTGCACTGCCACCTGCGATCGACTGGTGAAGCAATGTAACACAGAGGTGGTCCAGCCCAACCTGGCCAAGGTGTGTGTGATGCTACAGGACTATCTGGTGTCCGGGGCGCCCCAGGACCTCCGCATAGACCTGGAGAAGCAGCTCCGTACCTGTGTGACGCTCAGTGGCCTGGCTAGCCAGATGGAGGTGCACCACTCGCTGGTTCTCAACAACCTGAAAACCCTGCTGTGGAAGACCATCTCCAACACACAGTACTCCTGA
- the LOC111961808 gene encoding small ribosomal subunit protein uS2m, translating into MAAGVFTKGLCGFRQPRIVAAGYSCSGPLYATATAVKTLPLQTDSTAVTDKIQNLPLEMPDFFRLSELFSLKDLFDARVHLGHKKGCRHRLMEPYLFGSRLDQDIIDLDQTMEHLQSALNFTAHIAYRGGIILFVSRRRQFGHLVESTAGDCGEYAHTRYWQGGLLTNAPIQYGPGVRLPDLIVFLSTLNNVFQQHVGVRDAAKMNIPTVGVVDSNCNPSLVTYPVPGNDDTPAAMELYCRLFKMTINRAKDKRRQMELLQGLSPAGLTPGSS; encoded by the exons ATGGCAGCAGGAGTTTTTACcaaag GTTTGTGCGGGTTCCGCCAGCCCCGGATTGTTGCAGCTGGATACTCCTGTAGTGGACCTCTCTATGCGACTGCTACCGCAGTCAAAACACTCCCATTGCAAACTGACAGCACGG ctGTCACTGACAAGATCCAGAACTTGCCTCTTGAAATGCCAGATTTCTTTCGCTTGTCAGAACTCTTCTCCTTGAAAGATCTATTCGATGCCAGAGTGCACCTTGGACACAAGAAAGGCTGCAGACACAG GCTGATGGAGCCCTATCTGTTCGGCAGTCGTCTGGACCAGGACATCATCGACCTGGACCAGACAATGGAGCACCTCCAGAGCGCCCTGAACTTCACCGCCCACATCGCCTACCGCGGCGGAATCATCCTCTTCGTCTCCCGCCGCCGACAGTTCGGCCACCTGGTGGAGAGCACGGCAGGGGACTGCGGAGAATATGCCCACACACGCTACTGGCAGGGTGGTCTGCTCACCAATGCCCCAATCCAGTACGGCCCGGGGGTCAGGCTGCCTGACCTCATCGTCTTCCTCTCAACGCTCAACAACGTCTTCCAGCAGCATGTGGGAGTCCGTGATGCGGCCAAGATGAATATACCCACGGTGGGGGTAGTGGACTCTAACTGCAACCCCAGCCTGGTGACATACCCGGTGCCTGGGAACGATGACACACCAGCCGCAATGGAGCTGTACTGCCGCCTCTTCAAGATGACCATCAACAGGGCCAAGGACAAGAGGAGGCAGATGGAGCTGCTCCAGGGTCTATCACCAGCGGGCCTCACACCGGGCTCCTCGTGA
- the LOC111961807 gene encoding protein phosphatase 1 regulatory subunit 26, producing MLQPPHPPQHHTRMYLNLPPVAALHTEWRSSCGGLPRGFSGLPLCFNDSDSDLSTTGTPISEKVQMIIESLRSTQSSLNMGDETEGNQVLSGQPVQEAGARGSQGQGFKVRRGPPVVIEPKPKFRGPLPLTHTDNLLALPEVSYNVDLESSDGDDSVDRGIEEAIQEYLKEKDDHKRKAEPEPATNILQPPKIPRREAAPTFPEPTKQHSDSNKVLTASNQVPRSVKTETHNTALPMKKCLKSKIPTCKENPFKKLDTISNAAVVKKLSSLQQKRGPSNSNPLSDKQKSPVLKAVKLEEHLSDSDSSSSSDDGIEEAIQRYQHEKKKERHEGGRQSSKPLLVLKEESDSSSSDDGIEEAIRHYQLEKQKEKGVPKLSLFLPKQKQVGKAGAPLHCPESTSTQAAAMKKHKRSKKKKPETRDLKSSLHSQTPGSSLSLIKKRLAVSSPKGNGLLLSTKVEPLREREQEQHTTPCPATLKVNTTTTAELMCAEAILDISKAVIKMPGAFNPNVALAGHININSSSTESTATTSLISTNCHGADDDDSNTSDNESSIDSEDGIEQEIRKFLEKKAQMHKLSSGPGSDVGTTSPGGNNTITEPEKNTKLSPAQKKTLRLSVTQKRKRKEEGGSRRSSKEGESDLKMKEEALPKHLTKHDQRSRSSVSTLKKAPLKSVRASERRGEPKSGDKSSSLDSDEDLDTAIKDLLKTKKKLKKKTRDMKLKSRKGLEDEEPLPRKTSELKKLGMDHVPKTTSLLKTSLKVTTTTTAQSSNNNREKGIFSKNVSQYPQSNEKKEPLNQTDEMDRSQGNRDVEGLSRETNPVVVHIKEESSSVDSDDSIEQEIRKFLAEKAKVSTTTVKTDDREEIGNGKGKTTVPLTEKCIKLENLLAEIPRIDVTQFPDLPRQSSCEQRGVPDRGIFPNTPPIQPVPGNHTPETARGSCLLSALTPGSYPPALEPANGAVSGSARSEKRRSSSSDSGSGDTHQSANSEMARGYSYRSFPSTSYPLPRTDSEQWRKSQVIPTTETKEKIHNRNPFQYSSPSFGEKTATTPAYQCVVPASIYPSRRNIEPAPDTPVSTRPAAVRTGSSIRSPLVPFHRPSSSETTSTSAAVFSSPFPSLTRRPTETGPSGRYFLQSHGSGSRWGQSPTLTPGLSESSVVHVAKDKTMFVELFTNETNHVQVRSREVKVSEGKEERRRDLPAGESERERECRKTEQIGRRGEECVDETDVSESDERTSPEQQGFHTLSLSSAIDPGITLSPYIALNTEERSKRFRWMCKAVAVNQPKKTKFEKPVKRKLQFLPLSRKNKSTGK from the exons ATGGGCGACGAGACAGAAGGGAACCAAGTGCTATCAGGGCAACCGGTACAGGAGGCTGGAGCCCGGGGCTCCCAGGGCCAAGGCTTCAAGGTCCGGAGGGGGCCTCCTGTGGTTATCGAACCCAAGCCCAAATTCAGAggccctcttcctctcactcacaCTGATAACTTGCTGGCACTGCCAGAAGTTTCCTATAATGTTGATTTGGAGAGTTCTGACGGCGATGACTCTGTAGATAGAGGCATCGAGGAGGCCATTCAGGAGTACCTGAAGGAAAAGGATGACCACAAACGCAAGGCTGAGCCAGAACCGGCCACTAATATTTTACAGCCACCCAAGATTCCCCGGCGGGAGGCTGCTCCAACCTTTCCAGAACCTACTAAACAACATTCCGACAGCAATAAGGTTTTAACTGCCAGCAACCAGGTTCCGAGAAGTGTcaaaacagagacacacaacacagcactaccCATGAAAAAATGTTTGAAAAGTAAGATACCCACCTGCAAAGAGAATCCCTTTAAGAAACTGGACACAATAAGCAATGCAGCGGTGGTAAAAAAACTATCTTCTTTGCAACAGAAGAGAGGCCCCTCTAATTCCAACCCTCTCTCTGACAAACAGAAGAGTCCTGTACTGAAAGCAGTGAAGTTGGAGGAACACTTGTCTGACagtgacagcagcagcagtagtgatGACGGCATTGAGGAGGCTATTCAACGCTACCAGcatgagaagaagaaagagagacatgaaGGAGGCAGACAGTCCTCCAAACCCCTTCTCGTCCTCAAAGAGGAGTCAGACTCCAGCAGCAGTGATGACGGAATAGAGGAGGCCATCCGCCACTACCAGCTGGAGAAGCAGAAAGAGAAGGGTGTACCGAAGCTCTCTCTATTTCTACCCAAACAAAAGCAAGTGGGTAAAGCAGGGGCTCCCCTGCACTGTCCAGAGAGCACAAGCACTCAGGCAGCGGCCATGAAAAAACACAAACGCTCTAAAAAGAAGAAACCTGAGACTAGGGATTTAAAGTCATCTCTACATTCTCAAACTCCTGgttcctcactctctcttatcAAGAAGAGATTAGCAGTTAGCAGCCCCAAAGGGAATGGCCTCCTCTTGTCGACTAAAGTGGAGCCGCTgcgagagagggagcaagagcaGCACACCACCCCATGCCCAGCCACTCTGAAGGtgaacaccaccaccacagctgAGCTGATGTGTGCTGAGGCCATCCTGGACATTTCTAAAGCTGTCATTAAAATGCCAGGGGCCTTTAACCCTAACGTAGCATTAGCAGGCCATATCAATATTAACAGTAGCTCCACGGAGTCCACCGCCACCACTTCTCTTATCTCCACAAACTGCCAtggtgctgatgatgatgatagtaatACAAGTGATAATGAGAGCTCCATTGATAGTGAGGATGGGATCGAACAGGAAATCCGGAAGTTTCTTGAGAAGAAAGCCCAAATGCACAAACTGTCATCTGGGCCCGGCTCAGATGTTGGTACTACAAGTCCAGGTGGAAACAACACAATAACAGAACCAGAGAAAAACACCAAACTGAGTCCGGCCCAGAAGAAAACACTGAGGCTGTCTGTGACGCAGAAAAGAAAGCGCAAAGAGGAAGGTGGCAGCAGGAGGAGTTCCAAGGAAGGAGAGAGTGATCTCAAAATGAAAGAAGAGGCACTCCCAAAGCATTTGACCAAGCATGACCAAAGGTCAAGGTCATCTGTTTCCACCCTGAAAAAAGCCCCACTGAAATCAGTGAGGGCctcagagaggaggggggaaccTAAGAGTGGAGACAAGAGTAGCTCACTGGACAGTGACGAAGACCTGGACACTGCAATAAAAGACTTGCTCAAGACTAAGAAGAAGTTGAAAAAGAAGACTAGAGATATGAAGTTGAAGTCAAGGAAGGGCCTTGAGGATGAGGAGCCGCTGCCTAGAAAAACATCAGAGTTAAAGAAGCTGGGTATGGACCATGTGCCCAAGACTACCAGCCTTTTGAAAACTAGCCTTAaagtcactactactactactgcccagAGTAGTAACAACAACAGAGAAAAAGGCATATTTAGTAAGAATGTGTCACAGTATCCACAGAGCAATGAAAAGAAAGAGCCCCTCAACCAGACAGATGAGATGGACCGATCTCAAGGGAACAGGGATGTAGAAGGCCTGTCAAGAGAGACTAACCCAGTTGTTGTTCACATCAAGGAAGAGAGCAGTTCAGTGGACAGCGACGACAGCATCGAACAGGAGATCCGAAAGTTCCTGGCAGAAAAGGCCAAGGTTTCTACTACCACAGTGAAAACAGATGATAGAGAGGAGATCGGGAATGGCAAGGGCAAAACTACAGTCCCTCTCACGGAGAAATGCATCAAATTGGAAAATCTGCTGGCTGAAATTCCAAGGATAGACGTTACTCAATTCCCTGACCTGCCTCGTCAGAGCAGTTGTGAGCAGAGAGGAGTTCCGGACAGAGGAATCTTTCCAAACACACCCCCTATCCAGCCAGTGCCAGGAAACCACACCCCAGAAACAGCCAGGGGGTCGTGCCTCCTCTCAGCCCTCACCCCCGGCTCCTATCCTCCAGCGCTGGAGCCTGCCAATGGCGCTGTTTCTgggtctgccagatcagagaagaggaggagctcTAGTTCAGATTCAGGAAGCGGTGATACCCACCAGAGTGCCAACTCTGAGATGGCAAGGGGTTACAGCTACAGGTCATTTCCCAGCACCAGCTACCCCTTGCCCAGGACTGACTCGGAGCAGTGGCGTAAGAGCCAAGTGATCCCCACCACTGAGACAAAAGAGAAGATCCATAACAGGAACCCATTCCAGTACAGCTCACCTAGTTTCGGTGAGAAGACAGCCACCACTCCAGCGTATCAGTGTGTAGTACCAGCCAGTATCTATCCGAGTAGGAGGAATATTGAGCCTGCACCGGATACACCTGTCTCCACCCGTCCTGCTGCTGTACGGACTGGGAGCAGCATCAGATCACCGCTGGTTCCATTCCACCGCCCCTCATCCTCAGAGACTACATCTACGTCGGCTGCCGTCTTCAGCTCCCCGTTCCccagcctgaccaggagacctaCGGAGACAGGACCATCAGGGAGGTACTTCCTTCAGAGTCATGGGTCAGGCAGCCGCTGGGGTCAATCCCCAACCCTGACCCCGGGGCTGTCGGAGAGCAGCGTGGTACACGTGGCCAAGGACAAGACGATGTTTGTTGAACTGTTCACGAACGAGACCAACCACGTTCAGGTCAGAAGCAGGGAGGTGAAAGTGAGTgagggaaaggaggaaaggaggagagacttgccagcaggagagagtgagagagaaagggagtgcaGGAAGACAGAGCAGATAGGAAGACGAGGAGAGGAGTGTGTAGATGAGACCGACGTCAGCGAGTCAGATGAGAGGACGAGCCCAGAGCAGCAGGGCTTTCACACTTT GTCTCTGTCCAGCGCCATTGACCCTGGTATCACCCTCAGCCCTTACATAGCATTGAACACAGAGGAAAGGAGCAAGAGGTTCAGATGGATGTGTAAAGCTGTTGCTGTAAATCAGCCAAAG AAGACCAAGTTTGAGAAACCTGTGAAGAGAAAGCTCCAATTTCTACCTCTATCCAG GAAAAATAAATCAACTGGGAAGTAA
- the LOC111961809 gene encoding divergent protein kinase domain 1B-like isoform X3, whose translation MVNLRRYGLCRGQVVKEVVKESRLPALKVKYLLLAWLGILVASWVLYMQYASYSELCRGHVCHMVICDHYRRGIISGSSCKALCEERSLTLQRCMSTSSTHQVYSGLWKDRPVVIKCGLEEPLKGDGAPDSVLRQEITLFDKPTRGTSMDEFREMLHSFLKSNLGEQPSLTTLVGRVITLADVNKDRKVSLAEAKSVWALLQINEFLLMVALQEKEHTPKLLGFCGDLYVTERVGHSSLYRLEVPSYLQALVPEALSSSLNQWLAPAWPRRARITIGLLEFIEEVFHGAYGSFLMCDASPRHVGYNFRYDCKMADLRSVASEMVVRRFLRGRRCETNADCTFGRDCTATCDRLVKQCNTEVVQPNLAKVCVMLQDYLVSGAPQDLRIDLEKQLRTCVTLSGLASQMEVHHSLVLNNLKTLLWKTISNTQYS comes from the exons AGTCGTCTCCCGGCATTAAAGGTGAAGTACCTGCTGCTGGCCTGGCTGGGGATCCTGGTAGCCAGCTGGGTCCTCTACATGCAGTACGCCTCCTACTCAGAGCTCTGCCGAGGACACGTCTGCCACATGGTCATC tGTGACCACTACAGGAGAGGCATTATCTCAGGGTCGTCCTGCAAGGCCCTGTGTGAGGAGAGGAGCCTGACTCTGCAGCGATGCATGTCCACCTCTTCCACACACCAA GTGTACAGTGGTCTGTGGAAGGACAGGCCTGTGGTGATAAAGTGTGGTCTAGAAGAGCCTCTGAAGGGGGACGGAGCTCCTGACTCTGTACTGAGACAGGAAATTACTCTGTTTGACAAGCCCACCCGCGGGACCTCCATGGATGAGTTCAGAGAGATGTTGCACAGCTTTCTCAAG TCTAACCTGGGAGAGCAACCTTCTCTCACCACCTTGGTGGGTCGTGTCATCACCCTGGCCGATGTCAACAAGGACCGCAAGGTGTCCCTGGCGGAAGCCAAGTCTGTGTGGGCTCTCCTCCAGATCAACGAGTTCCTTCTGATGGTGGCCCTGCAGGAGAAGGAGCATACCCCCAAACTGCTGGGCTTCTGCGGGGACCTGTACGTGACTGAGCGCGTGGGCCACAG CTCCCTCTATAGGTTGGAGGTCCCCAGCTACCTGCAGGCATTAGTCCCAGAGGCCCTGAGCTCCAGCCTGAACCAGTGGCTGGCCCCGGCGTGGCCCCGGAGGGCCCGCATCACCATCGGCCTGCTGGAGTTCATAGAGGAG GTGTTCCACGGGGCCTACGGCAGCTTCCTGATGTGTGACGCCAGCCCGCGCCACGTGGGGTACAACTTCAGGTATGACTGCAAGATGGCAGACCTGCGCAGCGTGGCGTCCGAGATGGTGGTCCGCAGGTTCCTGCGGGGACGTCGCTGCGAGACCAACGCTGACTGCACCTTCGGGCGTGACTGCACTGCCACCTGCGATCGACTGGTGAAGCAATGTAACACAGAGGTGGTCCAGCCCAACCTGGCCAAGGTGTGTGTGATGCTACAGGACTATCTGGTGTCCGGGGCGCCCCAGGACCTCCGCATAGACCTGGAGAAGCAGCTCCGTACCTGTGTGACGCTCAGTGGCCTGGCTAGCCAGATGGAGGTGCACCACTCGCTGGTTCTCAACAACCTGAAAACCCTGCTGTGGAAGACCATCTCCAACACACAGTACTCCTGA
- the LOC111961809 gene encoding divergent protein kinase domain 1B-like isoform X2 — MMPRGLRRLVHLVLFCPMSKGLQSRLPALKVKYLLLAWLGILVASWVLYMQYASYSELCRGHVCHMVICDHYRRGIISGSSCKALCEERSLTLQRCMSTSSTHQVYSGLWKDRPVVIKCGLEEPLKGDGAPDSVLRQEITLFDKPTRGTSMDEFREMLHSFLKSNLGEQPSLTTLVGRVITLADVNKDRKVSLAEAKSVWALLQINEFLLMVALQEKEHTPKLLGFCGDLYVTERVGHSSLYRLEVPSYLQALVPEALSSSLNQWLAPAWPRRARITIGLLEFIEEVFHGAYGSFLMCDASPRHVGYNFRYDCKMADLRSVASEMVVRRFLRGRRCETNADCTFGRDCTATCDRLVKQCNTEVVQPNLAKVCVMLQDYLVSGAPQDLRIDLEKQLRTCVTLSGLASQMEVHHSLVLNNLKTLLWKTISNTQYS, encoded by the exons AGTCGTCTCCCGGCATTAAAGGTGAAGTACCTGCTGCTGGCCTGGCTGGGGATCCTGGTAGCCAGCTGGGTCCTCTACATGCAGTACGCCTCCTACTCAGAGCTCTGCCGAGGACACGTCTGCCACATGGTCATC tGTGACCACTACAGGAGAGGCATTATCTCAGGGTCGTCCTGCAAGGCCCTGTGTGAGGAGAGGAGCCTGACTCTGCAGCGATGCATGTCCACCTCTTCCACACACCAA GTGTACAGTGGTCTGTGGAAGGACAGGCCTGTGGTGATAAAGTGTGGTCTAGAAGAGCCTCTGAAGGGGGACGGAGCTCCTGACTCTGTACTGAGACAGGAAATTACTCTGTTTGACAAGCCCACCCGCGGGACCTCCATGGATGAGTTCAGAGAGATGTTGCACAGCTTTCTCAAG TCTAACCTGGGAGAGCAACCTTCTCTCACCACCTTGGTGGGTCGTGTCATCACCCTGGCCGATGTCAACAAGGACCGCAAGGTGTCCCTGGCGGAAGCCAAGTCTGTGTGGGCTCTCCTCCAGATCAACGAGTTCCTTCTGATGGTGGCCCTGCAGGAGAAGGAGCATACCCCCAAACTGCTGGGCTTCTGCGGGGACCTGTACGTGACTGAGCGCGTGGGCCACAG CTCCCTCTATAGGTTGGAGGTCCCCAGCTACCTGCAGGCATTAGTCCCAGAGGCCCTGAGCTCCAGCCTGAACCAGTGGCTGGCCCCGGCGTGGCCCCGGAGGGCCCGCATCACCATCGGCCTGCTGGAGTTCATAGAGGAG GTGTTCCACGGGGCCTACGGCAGCTTCCTGATGTGTGACGCCAGCCCGCGCCACGTGGGGTACAACTTCAGGTATGACTGCAAGATGGCAGACCTGCGCAGCGTGGCGTCCGAGATGGTGGTCCGCAGGTTCCTGCGGGGACGTCGCTGCGAGACCAACGCTGACTGCACCTTCGGGCGTGACTGCACTGCCACCTGCGATCGACTGGTGAAGCAATGTAACACAGAGGTGGTCCAGCCCAACCTGGCCAAGGTGTGTGTGATGCTACAGGACTATCTGGTGTCCGGGGCGCCCCAGGACCTCCGCATAGACCTGGAGAAGCAGCTCCGTACCTGTGTGACGCTCAGTGGCCTGGCTAGCCAGATGGAGGTGCACCACTCGCTGGTTCTCAACAACCTGAAAACCCTGCTGTGGAAGACCATCTCCAACACACAGTACTCCTGA